A stretch of Brassica rapa cultivar Chiifu-401-42 chromosome A08, CAAS_Brap_v3.01, whole genome shotgun sequence DNA encodes these proteins:
- the LOC103835062 gene encoding rhamnogalacturonate lyase-like, producing MRNGAPVMKMGRVMTQVFVLIFLLQGVHSRTLRSESNNAAVTVNTSGGKQVVVDNGIIQATFSNPAGLVTGIKYKGFDNVLNARIQNRVYWDIVWYEPGQVSQTDYLIGEKFKIISQTSEQVEISFSKTWDTSRRGSTVPLNVDKRYIIRRGVSGVYMYGVVERLKGWPAVTMDQTRIVYKLNSTKFDYMAVADHRQNLMPLEADRNLTDGSAATLEYKEAVRLVKPRNKLFKGQVDDKYLYSMEGKDNRLHGWIASEQRVGFWITTASNEFRTCGPVKQELTSHVGPTLLSMFTSTHYAGKELNTTYASDVPWKKMFGPVFVYLNSAPSHDLMWTDAKRQLAAEVKSWPYDFVKSVDYPLRQQRGTVKGQLSVMDSFKSKSKLNGEFAFVGLALPGEVGSWQTENKGYQFWTKADKMGMFTIANVRPGTYNLFAWAPGHIGDYKYEREIIITPGKAINVGSLVYEPPRSGPTLWEIGVPDRTALEFNIPDPDPALVTKLYANHPNAPEDRFRQYGLWDRYKVSYPREDVTFTVGVSDYKKDWFFAHLNRRAGEKKLQATTWKIVFNLKQVSQTGNYTLRMALAAANTADILVRVNEPSSKPMFRTGLVGRDNAIARHGIHGLYRLFNIGVQRNLLKVGDNTIFLTQNRVTSIFTGVMYDYLRLEGPSGAV from the exons GCTCCGGTAATGAAGATGGGTCGGGTCATGACTCAGGTTTTTGTTCTGATATTCCTTCTTCAAGGTGTTCATTCCCGAACGTTACG AAGCGAATCAAATAATGCCGCGGTTACGGTTAACACATCTGGCGGTAAACAA GTGGTTGTTGATAATGGTATAATCCAAGCCACCTTCTCGAATCCAGCGGGCTTAGTTACTGGAATCAAGTATAAAGGCTTTGACAATGTGTTGAACGCAAGAATCCAGAATCGAGT gtattGGGATATAGTATGGTATGAACCAGGACAAGTATCGCAGACAGATTA TTTAATAGGAGAAAAGTTCAAAATAATAAGTCAAACAAGTGAGCAAGTCGAAATTTCATTTTCTAAAACATGGGATACCTCTCGACGCGGCTCGACAGTCCCATTAAACGTGGATAAAAG ATATATTATTCGACGCGGTGTATCTGGAGTGTATATGTACGGTGTGGTAGAGAGGTTAAAAGGTTGGCCGGCAGTAACAATGGACCAAACCAGAATCGTCTACAAGCTTAACAGCACAAA GTTCGATTATATGGCTGTAGCAGATCATCGACAGAATCTAATGCCTTTAGAAGCAGATCGAAATCTCACCGATGGTAGTGCCGCTACATTGGAATACAAAGAAGCGGTTCGGTTGGTAAAACCacgaaataaattatttaaagggCAG GTTGACGATAAGTATCTTTACTCAATGGAAGGCAAGGACAACAGACTACATGGTTGGATAGCTTCTGAACAACGTGTCGGCTTCTGGATTACTACTGCCAGCAACGAGTTCCGTACTTGTGGGCCCGTCAAACAAGAACTCACTTCTCATGTTGGACCCACCTTACTTTCT ATGTTTACAAGTACACACTATGCGGGAAAAGAACTCAACACAACTTACGCAAGTGATGTGCCGTGGAAGAAGATGTTTGGTCCTGTCTTTGTTTATCTTAACTCTGCCCCCTCTCATGATCTCATGTGGACCGATGCTAAACGACAG TTGGCTGCCGAGGTTAAAAGCTGGCCTTATGACTTCGTGAAGTCAGTAGATTACCCTCTTCGCCAACAAAGAGGAACAGTTAAGGGTCAACTATCTGTCATGGACAG CTTCAAAAGCAAGTCGAAGTTAAACGGAGAGTTTGCTTTTGTGGGTTTAGCATTACCTGGCGAAGTTGGTTCATGGCAAACCGAAAACAAG GGATATCAATTTTGGACAAAAGCAGACAAAATGGGGATGTTCACAATAGCGAATGTGAGACCTGGGACATATAACCTCTTCGCATGGGCTCCCGGACATATTGGTGACTATAAATACGAGCGTGAAATTATAATTACACCAG GTAAGGCAATAAACGTAGGATCCTTAGTGTATGAGCCGCCAAGAAGTGGTCCGACGCTGTGGGAGATCGGTGTACCGGATCGGACCGCCTTAGAATTCAATATCCCAGATCCGGACCCAGCCCTTGTGACCAAACTATATGCTAATCACCCAAATGCTCCTGAAGACAG ATTTAGACAATATGGTCTATGGGATCGTTACAAAGTATCGTATCCTCGAGAAGATGTTACTTTTACTGTTGGAGTGAGTGACTATAAAAAAGATTGGTTCTTTGCACATCTCAACag GAGAGCTGGAGAAAAGAAACTTCAAGCAACGACAtggaaaattgtttttaactTAAAACAAGTGTCCCAAACTGGAAATTATACTCTTCGAATGGCTTTGGCTGCAGCAAACACTGCCGATATATTAGTTCGGGTCAACGAACCTAGCTCCAAACCTATGTTTAGGACTGGGTTAGTAGGTCGGGATAACGCGATTGCTAGACATGGAATTCATGGGTTATACAGATTGTTCAATATAGGCGTTCAGAGAAACTTGCTTAAGGTTGGTGACAATACGATTTTTCTCACTCAAAACCGGGTCACTAGTATTTTTACAGGTGTCATGTATGATTATCTTCGATTGGAAGGTCCTTCAGGAGCCGTATAA